One part of the Caproiciproducens sp. CPB-2 genome encodes these proteins:
- the queA gene encoding tRNA preQ1(34) S-adenosylmethionine ribosyltransferase-isomerase QueA, with amino-acid sequence MTLDLKNLQTKDFFYDLPRELIAQTPIEPRDSSRLLTLNKETGEITHKHFFNIIDCLNPGDCLVLNDSRVLPARLYGIKEGTGARVEFLLLNHREGDVWEVLCGPGKRAKPGSRFVFGDGLLRAEVLEIIDEGNRLARFTYEGNFYEILDQIGEMPLPHYITEHLNDNERYQTVYSKEVGSAAAPTAGLHFTPELLEKVKAKGVKVVFVTLHVGLGTFRPVTAEKVLDHKMHSEHYYLPKETADAINETKRNGGRVIAVGTTSCRTLESVGTAEGCIRESAGWTDIFIYPGYRFKVLDGLITNFHLPESTLIMLVSALAGYEHIMNAYRIAVQEKYRFFSFGDAMLII; translated from the coding sequence ATGACATTGGATTTAAAAAATTTGCAGACAAAAGATTTTTTTTATGATTTACCGAGAGAACTGATTGCGCAGACCCCGATTGAACCGCGCGATTCCTCCAGACTTTTGACACTGAACAAGGAAACCGGCGAGATTACCCATAAACACTTTTTCAATATCATTGACTGCTTAAATCCCGGCGACTGTCTTGTTCTGAACGATTCGCGCGTTCTGCCGGCCCGGCTTTATGGAATCAAGGAAGGGACGGGGGCCCGCGTGGAGTTTCTGCTTTTAAACCACCGGGAAGGGGACGTATGGGAAGTTCTCTGCGGTCCCGGCAAGCGTGCGAAGCCCGGTTCCCGTTTCGTTTTCGGCGACGGCCTTCTCAGGGCGGAAGTGCTGGAAATTATCGACGAGGGCAACCGTCTGGCGCGCTTTACGTATGAAGGGAATTTCTATGAAATCCTGGATCAGATCGGGGAAATGCCGCTGCCGCATTACATCACGGAGCATCTGAACGACAATGAGCGCTATCAGACCGTGTATTCCAAGGAAGTCGGTTCCGCGGCCGCTCCGACCGCCGGACTGCATTTTACGCCGGAGCTTCTGGAAAAGGTAAAGGCCAAGGGCGTGAAAGTGGTGTTTGTCACGCTGCACGTCGGGCTGGGCACGTTCCGCCCGGTCACGGCGGAAAAGGTACTGGATCACAAAATGCATTCGGAACATTACTATCTCCCGAAGGAAACGGCGGATGCCATCAATGAAACAAAACGGAACGGCGGCCGCGTCATTGCGGTGGGAACGACAAGCTGCCGCACGCTGGAGTCCGTCGGGACCGCGGAGGGCTGTATCAGGGAAAGCGCCGGATGGACGGATATTTTTATTTATCCCGGCTACCGGTTCAAAGTGCTCGACGGCTTGATCACCAATTTCCACCTGCCGGAGAGCACGCTCATCATGCTGGTTTCCGCCCTCGCTGGTTACGAGCATATTATGAACGCGTACCGAATCGCCGTTCAGGAAAAATACCGATTTTTCAGCTTCGGCGACGCGATGCTGATCATTTAA